The following are encoded together in the Daucus carota subsp. sativus chromosome 5, DH1 v3.0, whole genome shotgun sequence genome:
- the LOC108221585 gene encoding endoglucanase 4 isoform X2 encodes MMGKVVIADDVKLDYTEALTKSILFFEGQRSGKLPNNQRLTWRKDSGLRDGFDQGVDLVGGYYDAGDNIKFSFPMAFTTTVLAWSVIEFGNSMDSDLNHALEAIRWSTDYLIKCTNTPGVVYAQLGDAVVDHDNWERPEDMDTPRTAFAVSAQSPGSEVSAEIAAALSASSIVFRRSDRKYSDFLLRRAIQVFDFADKYQGSYNDSIGRWVCPHYCDFSGYQDELVWGAAWLHKATNKTSYWKYVMENIHKVESPQNEGSLYEFGWDTKNAGINVLVSKYILNNKQHSSPFLHWADKFACSLLPESLNPSVEFTPGGLMYKPGMVNSQRVTALSFLLVVYARYLKQSDRVIACDRFVATPYRLTYFARTQVDYILGKNPMNMSYMVGYGEKFPERIHHRASSLPSIDQEPHLGHGWDYFWSNNTNYNLLIGAIVGGPDINDQYNDTRHDAGHSEPATYVNAPLVGLLSYFKANYGS; translated from the exons ATGATGGGCAAAGTGGTGATTGCAGATGATGTTAAATTGGACTACACGGAGGCCTTGACAAAGagcattttattttttgaaggtCAAAGGTCGGGAAAATTACCAAATAACCAGAGATTGACATGGCGAAAAGACTCGGGTCTCCGTGACGGCTTTGACCAGGGT GTGGATTTGGTAGGAGGATACTATGATGCAGGAGACAACATCAAGTTTAGTTTTCCAATGGCATTCACAACAACAGTTCTAGCCTGGAGCGTAATAGAATTCGGCAATTCCATGGATAGTGATCTAAACCATGCACTTGAAGCAATCCGTTGGTCAACAGATTACTTGATCAAATGCACCAACACTCCTGGTGTTGTTTATGCACAACTTGGTGATGCCGTTGTTGACCATGATAACTGGGAAAGGCCAGAGGACATGGACACTCCCCGAACTGCATTTGCAGTCAGTGCGCAGTCTCCTGGCTCTGAAGTTTCCGCGGAGATTGCCGCTGCTTTGTCAGCTTCCTCTATTGTGTTTAGGCGTTCTGATCGCAAATACTCTGATTTTCTTCTTCGTAGAGCCATTCAGGTTTTCGACTTTGCAGATAAGTATCAGGGTTCGTATAATGATAGCATTGGGCGTTGGGTTTGTCCACATTACTGTGATTTTAGTGGTTACCAG GATGAATTGGTGTGGGGAGCAGCATGGCTTCATAAAGCAACAAATAAGACATCTTACTGGAAGTATGTCATGGAGAACATACACAAGGTAGAAAGTCCTCAAAATGAAGGCAGCTTGTATGAATTTGGGTGGGACACCAAGAACGCAGGCATCAATGTACTTGTTTCCAAG TACATATTAAACAACAAGCAACATTCAAGTCCATTTCTTCACTGGGCAGATAAGTTTGCATGTAGTTTACTACCGGAATCATTAAACCCGAGTGTTGAATTTACTCCAG gTGGATTAATGTACAAGCCAGGCATGGTAAACTCGCAACGTGTAACAGCTTTATCTTTTCTTCTTGTTGTATATGCTCGCTATCTTAAGCAATCAGATCGAGTGATCGCTTGTGACAGATTTGTGGCAACTCCTTATAGGCTTACTTATTTCGCAAGAACACAG GTGGATTATATATTGGGAAAAAATCCAATGAACATGTCATACATGGTGGGATATGGAGAAAAATTTCCAGAAAGAATACATCACAGGGCATCATCATTGCCATCCATTGATCAAGAGCCACACCTCGGACATGGATGGGATTATTTTTGGAGTAACAATACTAATTATAACTTGCTAATCGGAGCTATAGTAGGAGGTCCGGATATCAACGATCAGTATAACGATACTCGACATGATGCCGGTCACTCTGAACCGGCAACTTATGTAAATGCACCTCTGGTAGGTCTATTATCCTATTTCAAGGCAAATTATGGTTCTTAG
- the LOC108221584 gene encoding uncharacterized protein LOC108221584, producing the protein MANGRLSFTDLQNPLFLHPSDGPLCISVSKLQGAADYRSWRRSFEIQLSAKRKLGFIDGSAKRSVTDEVEACQWDTCNNMVISWLHNNISDNIKNSVLFINTAFEIWKQLEKRFSLTNRSRKYKLNKDLFNLKQNGMKVSDYFTNLSSLWEEIESMNLLPTINNVTPEVTRLLTAIDVMKEEAKLFQFLNGLDDVYEA; encoded by the coding sequence ATGGCTAATGGTAGGCTGAGTTTTACAGACCTGCAAAACCCTTTGTTTTTGCACCCTTCAGATGGTCCGTTGTGTATCAGCGTGTCAAAGCTACAAGGGGCTGCAGACTACAGATCTTGGAGGAGGTCATTTGAGATCCAGTTGTCTGCGAAACGAAAGTTGGGGTTTATAGATGGTTCTGCGAAAAGGAGTGTCACCGATGAGGTTGAAGCATGCCAGTGGGACACATGCAACAACATGGTAATTTCTTGGCTCCACAATAACATCTCTGATAATATCAAGAACTCTGTGCTTTTTATTAACACTGCTTTTGAAatatggaaacaacttgagaaGCGTTTCTCACTTACTAATAGGTCTAGAAAGTACAAGTTAAATAAAGATCTGTTTAATTTAAAGCAAAATGGGATGAAAGTGAGTGATTATTTTACAAATCTGAGTAGTTTGTGGGAGGAAATCGAGTCAATGAACCTTCTACCAACTATTAATAATGTCACTCCTGAGGTAACTAGATTGTTAACAGCTATAGATGTAATGAAAGAGGAGGCTAAGTTGTTTCAGTTCTTGAATGGGTTGGATGATGTGTATGAGGCTTAG
- the LOC108221585 gene encoding endoglucanase 4 isoform X1: MMGKVVIADDVKLDYTEALTKSILFFEGQRSGKLPNNQRLTWRKDSGLRDGFDQGVDLVGGYYDAGDNIKFSFPMAFTTTVLAWSVIEFGNSMDSDLNHALEAIRWSTDYLIKCTNTPGVVYAQLGDAVVDHDNWERPEDMDTPRTAFAVSAQSPGSEVSAEIAAALSASSIVFRRSDRKYSDFLLRRAIQVFDFADKYQGSYNDSIGRWVCPHYCDFSGYQDELVWGAAWLHKATNKTSYWKYVMENIHKVESPQNEGSLYEFGWDTKNAGINVLVSKSVCCKQYILNNKQHSSPFLHWADKFACSLLPESLNPSVEFTPGGLMYKPGMVNSQRVTALSFLLVVYARYLKQSDRVIACDRFVATPYRLTYFARTQVDYILGKNPMNMSYMVGYGEKFPERIHHRASSLPSIDQEPHLGHGWDYFWSNNTNYNLLIGAIVGGPDINDQYNDTRHDAGHSEPATYVNAPLVGLLSYFKANYGS, translated from the exons ATGATGGGCAAAGTGGTGATTGCAGATGATGTTAAATTGGACTACACGGAGGCCTTGACAAAGagcattttattttttgaaggtCAAAGGTCGGGAAAATTACCAAATAACCAGAGATTGACATGGCGAAAAGACTCGGGTCTCCGTGACGGCTTTGACCAGGGT GTGGATTTGGTAGGAGGATACTATGATGCAGGAGACAACATCAAGTTTAGTTTTCCAATGGCATTCACAACAACAGTTCTAGCCTGGAGCGTAATAGAATTCGGCAATTCCATGGATAGTGATCTAAACCATGCACTTGAAGCAATCCGTTGGTCAACAGATTACTTGATCAAATGCACCAACACTCCTGGTGTTGTTTATGCACAACTTGGTGATGCCGTTGTTGACCATGATAACTGGGAAAGGCCAGAGGACATGGACACTCCCCGAACTGCATTTGCAGTCAGTGCGCAGTCTCCTGGCTCTGAAGTTTCCGCGGAGATTGCCGCTGCTTTGTCAGCTTCCTCTATTGTGTTTAGGCGTTCTGATCGCAAATACTCTGATTTTCTTCTTCGTAGAGCCATTCAGGTTTTCGACTTTGCAGATAAGTATCAGGGTTCGTATAATGATAGCATTGGGCGTTGGGTTTGTCCACATTACTGTGATTTTAGTGGTTACCAG GATGAATTGGTGTGGGGAGCAGCATGGCTTCATAAAGCAACAAATAAGACATCTTACTGGAAGTATGTCATGGAGAACATACACAAGGTAGAAAGTCCTCAAAATGAAGGCAGCTTGTATGAATTTGGGTGGGACACCAAGAACGCAGGCATCAATGTACTTGTTTCCAAG AGTGTATGTTGTAAACAGTACATATTAAACAACAAGCAACATTCAAGTCCATTTCTTCACTGGGCAGATAAGTTTGCATGTAGTTTACTACCGGAATCATTAAACCCGAGTGTTGAATTTACTCCAG gTGGATTAATGTACAAGCCAGGCATGGTAAACTCGCAACGTGTAACAGCTTTATCTTTTCTTCTTGTTGTATATGCTCGCTATCTTAAGCAATCAGATCGAGTGATCGCTTGTGACAGATTTGTGGCAACTCCTTATAGGCTTACTTATTTCGCAAGAACACAG GTGGATTATATATTGGGAAAAAATCCAATGAACATGTCATACATGGTGGGATATGGAGAAAAATTTCCAGAAAGAATACATCACAGGGCATCATCATTGCCATCCATTGATCAAGAGCCACACCTCGGACATGGATGGGATTATTTTTGGAGTAACAATACTAATTATAACTTGCTAATCGGAGCTATAGTAGGAGGTCCGGATATCAACGATCAGTATAACGATACTCGACATGATGCCGGTCACTCTGAACCGGCAACTTATGTAAATGCACCTCTGGTAGGTCTATTATCCTATTTCAAGGCAAATTATGGTTCTTAG